One Acidobacteriota bacterium DNA window includes the following coding sequences:
- a CDS encoding protein kinase, with the protein MATLCPTCRTENSETANFCSNCAAVLVRREGPPTNRPRLESATVAYETPAWELPTGSIFGGRYQIIEQLGRGGMGRVYRALDLKASEEVALKLIRPDIAEDKRTLERFVNEIKLAHKISHRNIGKMYHLGEDQGIHYITMEYVPGEDLKSFIRRSRRLDIATVVAIAKQVCSGLSEAHDAGIVHRDLKPGNIMIDKDGNAKILDFGIARAVGTQGVTAEGSIVGTPEYMSPEQVEGKGSDRRSDIYSFGVILFEMVTGRLPFAADTPFAVAFKQQSERPPAPGELNPVTPPGLSAVILRCLEKDPEKRYQTTEDVCRDIGRVEETIHTTPLPSPWVKPTTRITALRAAALRFPWRKAAIPIAAFLGIMSIGVVVRQVLPKVKASVHTVAVVGFENLTGEGSYDYLKKAIPNLLITSLEQSRYLDVVSWERLNELAGPKDRDVATAADRDQWFETCRRAGVDAIVMGSFTKAENLFATDAKIYDVQSKNLLKSAGARGEGVGSILRTQIDELSRGVAEGVGLSERKAVAGKMPIAAVTTASMEAYELFLKGQEAFERYYFDDARAAFEKAVDKDPSFALAHYYLARIYNNLADAPRASAALDQFKKLSRTNPGQGKDALWIAALTAILDRDVQGYVRNLQLIIEADPHDKRAHADLGWFYKSQKNYPEAVAEFEKALAIAPSFGYALNYLAYTYVAMGEKDKALQTFERYAAADPGQANPFDSMGDLYFVTGEFAKARAKYQQALSIKPDFSSTWKLAYLYAMDGDYEAALRWIDGMIARAQTDGMRADGHRWKGLYYSLTGRLNDALAELGTAETLARTADNAYLAEAAIRDALWISYDWGRFDLFKTYTDKRISFRAEKKMGPDGLDKISTLLYAGLYDVRTGNVASARAKVDEMKALAVTAGEKEKEKAFSDMGLSQLEYEVLFAEGKYDEALAVYAKRPLVKIDLSSAATVLARNVPFLDDFAARVYQKKGAPDKALAEYERLVVPEAKGREGVLVHPFSRLRLAALYEAKGDLDRARGQYKILWTIWRQGDPSLSEVATVRKKIARIKGGAAGAAGPSVESFFSVPFVGGGEI; encoded by the coding sequence ATGGCCACCCTCTGCCCGACCTGCCGAACGGAAAACTCGGAAACGGCCAACTTCTGCAGCAATTGCGCCGCGGTGCTCGTCCGGCGGGAGGGCCCGCCGACCAACCGGCCTCGCCTGGAGTCGGCCACGGTCGCTTATGAAACCCCCGCCTGGGAGCTGCCGACCGGCTCGATCTTCGGGGGCCGCTACCAGATCATCGAGCAGCTCGGCCGGGGCGGCATGGGCCGCGTCTACCGCGCCCTCGACCTGAAGGCCAGCGAAGAGGTGGCCCTCAAGCTCATCCGGCCCGACATCGCCGAGGACAAGCGGACCCTCGAGCGGTTCGTCAACGAGATCAAGCTGGCCCACAAGATCTCCCATCGCAACATCGGCAAGATGTACCATCTCGGCGAGGACCAGGGCATCCACTACATCACCATGGAGTACGTGCCCGGCGAGGACCTGAAGAGCTTCATCCGGCGCTCGCGGCGCCTCGACATCGCCACGGTTGTGGCCATCGCCAAGCAGGTCTGCAGCGGGCTCAGCGAGGCGCACGACGCGGGCATCGTCCACCGCGACCTCAAGCCCGGCAATATCATGATCGACAAGGACGGCAACGCCAAGATCCTCGACTTCGGCATCGCCCGGGCCGTCGGCACCCAGGGCGTCACGGCCGAGGGGAGCATCGTCGGCACGCCCGAGTACATGTCGCCCGAGCAGGTCGAGGGCAAGGGATCCGACCGGCGCTCCGATATCTACTCGTTCGGCGTCATCCTGTTCGAGATGGTCACCGGCCGGCTGCCCTTCGCCGCCGATACGCCCTTCGCCGTCGCCTTCAAGCAGCAATCGGAGCGGCCGCCGGCGCCCGGCGAGCTGAACCCCGTGACGCCGCCGGGCCTGAGCGCCGTCATCCTGCGCTGCCTCGAGAAGGACCCCGAAAAGCGCTACCAGACGACCGAGGACGTCTGCCGCGACATCGGCCGCGTCGAGGAAACCATCCACACGACGCCGCTGCCCTCGCCCTGGGTCAAGCCGACGACGCGGATCACCGCCCTGCGGGCGGCGGCGCTGCGCTTCCCCTGGCGCAAGGCCGCGATCCCGATCGCCGCCTTCCTGGGCATCATGTCCATCGGCGTGGTCGTCCGCCAGGTCCTGCCCAAGGTCAAGGCCTCCGTGCACACGGTGGCCGTCGTCGGCTTCGAGAACCTGACCGGCGAGGGCTCCTACGATTACCTGAAGAAGGCCATCCCGAACCTCCTCATTACCAGCCTCGAGCAGTCGAGGTACCTCGACGTCGTGTCCTGGGAGCGGCTGAACGAGCTGGCCGGCCCGAAGGACCGGGACGTGGCCACGGCCGCGGATCGGGACCAATGGTTCGAGACCTGCCGCCGGGCCGGCGTCGACGCCATCGTCATGGGCAGCTTCACCAAGGCGGAGAACCTGTTCGCCACCGACGCCAAGATCTACGACGTCCAGTCCAAGAACCTGCTCAAGAGCGCCGGGGCGCGCGGCGAGGGCGTCGGCAGCATCCTGAGGACGCAGATCGACGAGCTCAGCCGGGGGGTCGCCGAGGGCGTCGGCCTGTCGGAGCGCAAGGCCGTCGCGGGGAAGATGCCGATCGCCGCGGTCACCACGGCCTCGATGGAAGCCTACGAGCTTTTCCTCAAGGGACAGGAGGCCTTCGAGCGCTACTATTTCGACGATGCCCGGGCGGCCTTCGAGAAGGCCGTCGATAAGGACCCGTCGTTCGCTTTGGCCCACTATTACCTGGCACGCATCTACAACAACCTGGCCGACGCGCCGCGGGCGTCCGCGGCCCTGGACCAGTTCAAGAAGCTGAGCCGGACGAATCCCGGCCAGGGCAAAGACGCCCTCTGGATCGCCGCCCTGACGGCGATCCTGGACCGGGACGTCCAGGGCTACGTCAGGAACCTCCAGCTGATCATCGAGGCTGATCCCCATGATAAGCGCGCCCATGCCGATCTGGGCTGGTTCTATAAAAGCCAGAAGAACTACCCCGAGGCGGTGGCCGAGTTCGAGAAGGCCCTGGCCATCGCCCCCTCCTTTGGCTACGCCCTGAACTACCTGGCCTACACCTATGTCGCGATGGGGGAGAAGGACAAGGCCCTCCAGACCTTCGAACGCTACGCCGCGGCCGATCCGGGCCAGGCCAACCCGTTCGACTCGATGGGCGACCTCTATTTCGTGACCGGCGAATTCGCCAAGGCCCGGGCCAAGTACCAGCAGGCCCTGTCGATCAAGCCGGACTTTTCCTCTACCTGGAAGCTGGCCTACCTTTATGCCATGGACGGGGACTACGAGGCGGCCCTGCGCTGGATCGACGGCATGATCGCCAGGGCCCAGACCGACGGCATGCGGGCCGACGGCCATCGGTGGAAGGGGCTGTACTATTCCCTGACCGGCCGTCTCAACGACGCGCTGGCCGAGCTGGGCACGGCCGAGACCCTGGCCAGGACGGCGGACAATGCCTACCTGGCCGAGGCCGCCATCAGGGACGCCCTCTGGATCTCCTACGATTGGGGCCGGTTCGACCTTTTCAAGACCTACACCGACAAGCGCATATCCTTCCGGGCCGAGAAGAAGATGGGGCCGGACGGCCTCGACAAGATCTCCACGCTTCTCTACGCCGGGCTTTACGATGTCCGGACGGGGAACGTCGCCTCGGCCCGGGCCAAGGTCGACGAGATGAAAGCCCTCGCCGTTACGGCCGGAGAAAAGGAGAAAGAGAAGGCGTTCAGCGATATGGGCCTGAGCCAGCTCGAGTACGAGGTCCTCTTCGCCGAAGGGAAGTACGACGAGGCCCTCGCGGTCTATGCCAAGAGGCCGCTCGTCAAGATCGATCTCAGCTCCGCGGCGACGGTCCTGGCCCGCAACGTGCCGTTCCTGGACGATTTCGCCGCCCGGGTCTATCAGAAGAAGGGCGCGCCGGATAAGGCCCTCGCGGAATATGAGCGCCTCGTCGTTCCCGAGGCCAAGGGCCGCGAAGGGGTTCTCGTCCATCCGTTCAGCCGGCTCCGCCTGGCCGCCCTCTATGAGGCCAAGGGAGATCTCGATCGGGCCCGGGGGCAATACAAGATCCTTTGGACGATCTGGCGGCAGGGCGATCCGTCCCTATCCGAGGTAGCGACCGTCCGCAAGAAGATCGCCCGGATCAAGGGCGGCGCGGCCGGCGCCGCCGGCCCGTCCGTCGAATCCTTCTTCTCTGTCCCCTTTGTAGGCGGGGGAGAGATCTAG
- a CDS encoding serine hydrolase domain-containing protein yields the protein MRRSMHSTAGAALAAVLISSLAGSGLAQGQAAPAKPALARLQAYVEAFNSGAPGRMRKFFEDNLADPALAAIPLGQRVARFRGAKGQLGSLAIQRILSDEPAQASVLARAGNGKYVLLKVEVEKDEPHKLLALMLDLVEDPENIVVPDPKPDEGAFAAAVRSWLEEETRADRFSGVVLVARDARVILNDAYGFADRDKKVPNGRDTRFNLGSINKNFTRAAIHQLARRNLLALDDPIKKFLPDYPNAQAAEKVTIRHLLNMTSGIGDFFGDRYDATPKEKILTLRDYLPLFADKPLEFEPGTSNKYSNGGYIVLGLIIEKASGVDYYAYVRQNIFKPCGMADTDSYPRDASTTDLARGYTREGEAAGSPLALNSTSLPGRGSSAGGGYSTAPDLLKYVLALKDGKIFLPDAANGLGISGGAPGINSTLEWDARSGYIIIVLTNFDPPTAGRAARRIVGWLPR from the coding sequence ATGAGACGGTCCATGCATTCGACGGCCGGCGCAGCCCTGGCCGCCGTCCTGATCTCCTCGCTGGCCGGGTCCGGGCTGGCCCAGGGACAGGCCGCTCCCGCGAAGCCCGCCCTGGCCCGTCTCCAGGCCTATGTCGAAGCGTTCAACTCCGGGGCCCCGGGCCGGATGAGGAAGTTCTTCGAGGACAATCTCGCCGACCCTGCCCTCGCGGCGATCCCCCTGGGCCAGCGGGTGGCGCGCTTTCGCGGGGCCAAGGGTCAGCTCGGCTCCCTGGCGATCCAGCGGATCCTGTCCGACGAGCCGGCGCAGGCATCCGTCCTGGCCCGGGCCGGCAACGGCAAGTACGTCCTGCTCAAGGTCGAGGTCGAGAAGGACGAGCCGCATAAGCTGCTGGCCCTGATGCTCGACCTTGTCGAGGACCCGGAAAATATCGTCGTGCCGGACCCCAAGCCCGACGAAGGGGCGTTCGCGGCCGCGGTGCGGTCCTGGCTCGAGGAGGAGACCAGGGCCGACCGCTTTTCCGGCGTCGTCCTGGTCGCCCGGGACGCCCGGGTCATCCTGAACGACGCCTACGGCTTCGCCGACCGCGACAAGAAGGTCCCGAACGGGAGGGACACCAGGTTCAACCTGGGCTCGATCAACAAGAACTTCACCCGCGCGGCCATCCATCAGCTGGCCCGCCGGAACCTGCTCGCGCTCGACGACCCGATAAAGAAGTTCCTGCCGGACTACCCCAACGCCCAGGCCGCGGAGAAGGTGACCATCCGCCATCTGCTCAACATGACCTCGGGCATCGGCGACTTCTTCGGCGACCGCTACGACGCGACCCCCAAGGAGAAGATCCTGACGCTCCGGGACTACCTGCCGCTCTTCGCCGACAAGCCCCTGGAGTTCGAGCCGGGGACGTCGAACAAGTACTCGAACGGCGGCTACATCGTCCTGGGGCTCATCATCGAGAAGGCGAGCGGCGTCGATTACTACGCCTATGTCCGGCAGAACATCTTCAAGCCGTGCGGCATGGCCGACACCGATTCCTATCCCCGGGACGCGTCGACGACCGACCTGGCCCGCGGCTACACGAGGGAGGGCGAGGCGGCCGGAAGCCCGCTCGCCCTCAACAGCACCAGCCTGCCGGGCCGGGGCAGCTCGGCCGGCGGCGGCTATTCCACGGCGCCTGACCTGTTGAAATACGTCTTGGCCCTCAAGGACGGGAAAATATTCCTGCCGGACGCCGCCAACGGGCTGGGCATCTCGGGCGGGGCGCCGGGCATCAACTCGACCCTTGAATGGGACGCACGGAGCGGGTATATTATAATTGTTCTGACGAATTTCGATCCTCCGACCGCCGGCCGGGCCGCGCGCCGGATCGTCGGCTGGCTGCCCCGATAA
- a CDS encoding carbohydrate binding family 9 domain-containing protein: MKNTQKRRLRLPVLALALFAGAALLPAALAAQQIRAVRVEAGPRIDGRLDDPVWQQAPVIDGFRMVEPRPGENPTERTEARIVYDGHSLYVGVHCYDSEPGRISANNMAHDSGSGSGGSYMGWGQGYGGAATASDDIVRVLLDPFQDKRNAYIFFVNARGARGEGLCYAGSSSLNWDGIWEAASSRLEDGWSTEIRIPFKTISFRPGLETWGLNIERTVARKMEVIRLSGTTLDANFDNPNEAAALQGISGVKQGKGITFRPYGLASATKVNAVSSKYDSAFDGGFDLYKSFTPNLVGVVSYNMDFAETEVDERRINLTRFPMYFPEKRMFFLEGSENFSFSSSVSFTPFFSRTVGLYNGNQVPVLWGTKLYGKIGNTNLTFLDVQTKDTSLTDSSTGGSIDLPGRNLLAARITQNIFAQSKVGLIFTNGSQTGEKNSLLGMDFNYSSSKFLGDKNLMLAAWGVYNWNETEEGRHHGFGFRANYPNDLWNIQSTYAYYGEALNPGLGYMMRQGIQTGWIRAGFQPRPKGGFLGRFVRQFFFDVSADYYWDLTGHLETSTLSASPLSFRTQSGESFSFEVQDNHDNLPFDWEVSEGIFLPAGPYDYTSFRLNASSASHRHVVLSGGWNFGEYYSGHYDDVDASLTLKVKGYASLAFSANLVRGRMPMGDFSENVYQVKADIFLSPRLGLMNYVQYDTMSDNLGWSARLRWEISPGNEVYLVYNKSWDRVWDPRSRFVPVGDRGVLKISLSIRP, encoded by the coding sequence ATGAAGAATACCCAGAAACGCCGCCTACGCCTTCCGGTTTTGGCCCTCGCCCTGTTCGCCGGGGCCGCCCTTTTGCCGGCCGCGCTCGCCGCCCAGCAGATAAGGGCCGTCCGAGTCGAGGCGGGTCCCCGCATCGACGGCCGCCTGGACGATCCCGTTTGGCAGCAGGCCCCGGTCATCGACGGCTTCCGCATGGTCGAGCCGCGGCCAGGCGAGAACCCGACCGAAAGGACCGAGGCCCGCATCGTCTATGACGGCCACAGCCTCTATGTCGGAGTCCATTGCTACGACAGCGAACCCGGCCGCATCTCGGCCAACAACATGGCCCACGACAGCGGCAGCGGCAGCGGCGGCAGCTACATGGGCTGGGGCCAAGGCTATGGCGGCGCCGCGACGGCCAGCGACGACATCGTCCGGGTCCTGCTCGATCCGTTCCAGGACAAGCGCAACGCCTACATCTTCTTCGTCAACGCCCGCGGGGCCCGCGGCGAGGGCCTCTGCTACGCCGGCTCGTCGAGCCTCAACTGGGACGGCATCTGGGAGGCCGCGAGCTCGCGGCTCGAGGACGGCTGGTCGACCGAGATCCGCATCCCGTTCAAAACCATCTCCTTCCGGCCGGGCCTCGAGACCTGGGGCCTCAACATCGAGCGGACGGTGGCCCGCAAGATGGAGGTCATCCGGCTCTCCGGCACGACGCTGGACGCCAACTTCGACAATCCCAACGAGGCGGCCGCGCTCCAGGGGATCTCGGGCGTCAAGCAGGGGAAGGGCATCACCTTCCGGCCCTACGGCCTGGCCAGCGCGACCAAGGTCAACGCGGTCTCGTCCAAGTACGACAGCGCGTTCGACGGCGGCTTCGACCTCTACAAGAGCTTCACGCCCAACCTCGTCGGCGTCGTCAGCTACAACATGGACTTCGCCGAGACCGAGGTCGACGAGCGCCGCATCAACCTGACCCGCTTCCCGATGTACTTCCCGGAGAAGCGGATGTTCTTCCTGGAAGGCTCGGAGAACTTCAGCTTCAGCTCGAGCGTCAGCTTCACGCCGTTCTTCAGCCGCACCGTCGGCCTCTACAACGGGAACCAGGTGCCGGTCCTGTGGGGGACCAAGCTCTACGGCAAGATCGGCAACACCAACCTGACCTTCCTCGACGTCCAGACGAAAGACACGAGCCTGACCGACTCGTCGACGGGCGGCTCGATCGACCTGCCGGGCCGCAACCTCCTGGCCGCCCGCATCACCCAGAACATCTTCGCCCAGAGCAAGGTCGGGCTGATCTTCACCAACGGCAGCCAGACCGGCGAGAAGAACTCGCTCCTGGGCATGGATTTCAACTATTCGTCCTCCAAGTTCCTGGGCGACAAGAACCTCATGCTGGCCGCCTGGGGCGTCTACAACTGGAACGAGACGGAGGAGGGGCGGCACCACGGCTTCGGCTTCCGGGCCAACTACCCGAACGACCTCTGGAACATCCAGTCGACCTACGCCTATTACGGCGAAGCCCTCAATCCCGGCCTGGGCTACATGATGCGCCAGGGCATCCAGACCGGCTGGATCCGGGCCGGCTTCCAGCCCCGGCCGAAGGGCGGCTTCCTCGGCCGGTTCGTCCGGCAGTTCTTCTTCGACGTCAGCGCCGACTACTACTGGGACCTGACGGGGCACCTGGAGACGAGCACGCTCAGCGCCTCGCCCTTGAGCTTCCGGACCCAGAGCGGAGAGTCGTTCAGCTTCGAGGTCCAGGACAACCACGACAACCTGCCGTTCGATTGGGAGGTTTCGGAGGGCATCTTTTTGCCGGCCGGCCCCTACGACTACACCAGCTTCCGGCTCAACGCCAGCTCGGCTTCGCACCGGCATGTCGTCCTCAGCGGCGGCTGGAACTTCGGCGAGTATTATTCGGGCCATTACGACGACGTCGACGCGAGCCTGACGCTCAAGGTCAAGGGCTATGCCAGCCTGGCCTTCTCCGCCAACCTGGTGCGCGGCCGCATGCCCATGGGGGATTTCAGCGAGAACGTCTACCAGGTCAAGGCCGATATCTTCCTGTCGCCCCGCCTGGGGCTCATGAACTACGTCCAGTACGACACCATGTCCGACAACCTCGGCTGGAGCGCCCGACTGCGCTGGGAGATCTCGCCGGGCAACGAGGTCTACCTCGTCTACAACAAGAGCTGGGACCGGGTCTGGGACCCGAGGAGCCGGTTCGTGCCGGTCGGCGACCGGGGCGTCCTCAAGATCTCGCTCTCCATCCGCCCCTAG